In a single window of the Salmo trutta chromosome 23, fSalTru1.1, whole genome shotgun sequence genome:
- the LOC115159101 gene encoding alpha-adducin isoform X3: MNGDSGAGGVTALPPTTAPHKERYFDRVDESSLEYRRERNMAPDLRQDFNMMEQRKRVSMILQSPAFCDELDTMIHDQLKRGKTPTSLLALQQIADFMTTSIPTMYPAAPQGGMAALNMSLGMVTPVNDLRGSDSISYEKGEKLLRCKLAAFYRLTDLFGWSQLIYNHLTVRVNSDQERFIVVPFGLLYSEVSASSLVKINIQGEIVDRGSTNLGVNQAGFTLHSAIYAARPDVKCVVHVHTPAGAAVSAMKCGLLPISPEALTLGEVAYHDYHGILIDKEENVLIQKNLGPTSKVLILRNHGLVSVGETVEEAFYYIHNLVTACEIQVRTLASAGGPGNLVMLDPAKYKFRPRCSEHVEGSTHPKWLVGEQEFEAYMRMLDNLGYRTGYPYRCPALRDKAKKFSSDVEIAPSATGYSYAEDSDSGSRSPLKHSFQRQQRDKTRWLNSGRPEEAYEEGPDGGSPKSKTKVWTNITHDHVKPLLQSLSSGVCVPSCITNCLWTNEEGMRQAAVANQFVPLNTNPKEVLEMRNKIREQNLKDIKTAGPESQVLCAGSMVDRSFVQDAPLSDCTDTIASLDLSEANSPAKSFRKGELVTASKAIIEKEYQPRVIINQKGPNPFNKQFDQELEEYRKEVELKQKGPDVQGEGSSTASTQLPGPGEGGLSPSTCPQKPALKPKPLCVPEKGLEVSETPSTATPTTTSFPSRDTLTQSGDGQESPGTSTGSGARGYGGDSRPESPHKDFHCAVLKALRTTNTELAALTLLEAPDALPEPEEEVKGQSQTCTPPSTPVRAEEDGNAREYLLPYQRQWRDLR; the protein is encoded by the exons ATGAACGGTGACTCAGGAGCTGGGGGGGTGACTGCCCTCCCTCCCACCACCGCCCCCCACAAGGAGCGCTACTTTGACCGTGTGGATGAAAGCAGCCTAGAGTACCGGCGTGAGAGAAACATGGCTCCAGACCTCAGACAGGATTTCAACATGATGGAGCAGAGGAAGAGGGTCTCCATGATCCTGCAGAGCCCG GCGTTTTGTGATGAGCTGGATACGATGATCCATGACCAGCTGAAGAGGGGAAAGACTCCCACCAGCCTGTTGGCCCTGCAGCAGATAGCTGACTTCATGACCACCAGTATCCCCACCATGTACCCCGCAGCACCCCAGGGAGGCATGGCTGCACTCAACATGA gtctgGGTATGGTAACTCCAGTGAATGACCTGCGTGGATCTGACTCCATCTCCTATGAGAAAGGAGAGAAACTACTTCGTTGTAAGCTAGCCGCCTTCTACCGCCTGACAGACCTCTTTGGCTGGTCCCAGCTCATCTACAACCACTTAACC GTCAGGGTGAATTCAGATCAGGAGAGGTTCATTGTTGTCCCTTTTGGGCTGCTGTACAGTGAAGTCTCCGCCTCCAGTCTG GTGAAGATTAATATACAAGGGGAGATTGTGGACCGGGGGAGCACCAATCTAGGTGTCAACCAGGCTGGCTTCACTCTCCACTCAGCCATCTATGCAGCCCGGCCAGACGTCAAGTGCGTTGTACACGTCCACACACCGGCAGGAGCTGCA GTGTCGGCCATGAAGTGTGGCCTGTTACCCATCTCTCCAGAGGCCCTGACCCTGGGGGAGGTGGCCTACCATGACTACCACGGCATCCTCATAGACAAAGAGGAGAACGTCCTCATACAGAAGAACCTGGGGCCAACCAGCAAG GTTCTGATCCTGAGAAACCATGGTCTGGTGTCTGTTGGGGAGACTGTGGAGGAAGCCTTCTACTATATCCACAACCTGGTCACTGCATGTGAGATCCAG gtgcGCACCCTAGCCAGTGCTGGAGGACCTGGTAACCTGGTGATGCTGGACCCTGCTAAGTACAAATTCCGGCCACGGTGCTCTGAGCATGTCGAGGGCTCCACACACCCGAAGTGGCTGGTCGGGGAGCAGGAGTTTGAGGCTTACATGAGGATGCTGGACAACCTG ggTTACAGGACAGGCTACCCCTACAGGTGCCCTGCCCTGCGAGACAAAGCTAAAAAGTTCAGCAGCGACGTAGAGATCGCTCCCTCAGCCACGGGCTATTCCTATGCCGAGGACAGTGACTCGGGCTCTCGCTCCCCTCTCAAGCACAGCTTTCAGAGGCAGCAGCGTGACAAGACCCGCTGGCTCAACTCGGGCCGGCCGGAAGAGGCCTACGAGGAAGGGCCCGATGGTGGCAGCCCCAAGTCGAAGACTAAGGTGTGGACGAACATTACACACGATCACGTCAAACCCTTGCTGCAGTCTCTCTCGTCCGGTGTCTGCGTGCCAAGCTGTATTACCAACTGCTTG TGGACGAATGAGGAAGGGATGCGACAGGCTGCAGTGGCCAATCAGTTTGTCCCGCTCAACACAAACCCCAAGGAGGTGCTGGAGATGAGGAACAAG ATCCGAGAGCAGAACCTTAAGGACATCAAGACTGCAGGGCCTGAGTCCCAGGTGCTGTGTGCTGGAAGCATGGTGGACCGCTCCTTTGTCCAG GACGCCCCTCTGTCTGACTGTACGGACACTATTGCCAGCCTCGATCTGTCAGAGGCCAATAGTCCTGCTAAGTCTTTTAGAAAG GGAGAGCTGGTGACAGCGTCTAAGGCCATCATAGAGAAGGAGTACCAGCCCAGAGTCATCATCAACCAGAAAGGCCCCAACCCCTTCAACAAGCAGTTCGACCAGGAGCTGGAGGAATACCGCAAGGAGGTGGAACTCAAACAGAAAGGACCCGATG TACAGGGTGAAGGGTCCTCCACAGCCAGCACACAGCTCCCTGGACCTGGGGAGGGAGGCCTGTCCCCCTCTACCTGCCCACAGAAGCCTGCACTGAAGCCAAAGCCCCTCTGTGTCCCAGAGAAGGGACTGGAGGTCTCAGAGACCCCCTCCACGGCCACCCCTACCACCACCTCTTTCCCCAGCCGAGACACCCTGACACAGTCAGGGGATGGTCAGGAGAGCCCTGGGACGTCCACAGGGTCGGGGGCCAGGGGCTACGGTGGAGATTCCCGCCCAGAGTCTCCTCACAAGGATTTTCACTGTGCCGTGCTGAAGGCCCTCAGGACCACCAACACAGAACTGGCTGCTCTCACCCTCCTTGAGGCTCCAG ATGCGTTACCGGAGCCTGAGGAAGAGGTGAAGGGTCAGAGTCAGACCTGCACGCCCCCCAGCACCCCTGTCAGAGCAGAGGAAG
- the LOC115159101 gene encoding alpha-adducin isoform X7: MNGDSGAGGVTALPPTTAPHKERYFDRVDESSLEYRRERNMAPDLRQDFNMMEQRKRVSMILQSPAFCDELDTMIHDQLKRGKTPTSLLALQQIADFMTTSIPTMYPAAPQGGMAALNMSLGMVTPVNDLRGSDSISYEKGEKLLRCKLAAFYRLTDLFGWSQLIYNHLTVRVNSDQERFIVVPFGLLYSEVSASSLVKINIQGEIVDRGSTNLGVNQAGFTLHSAIYAARPDVKCVVHVHTPAGAAVSAMKCGLLPISPEALTLGEVAYHDYHGILIDKEENVLIQKNLGPTSKVLILRNHGLVSVGETVEEAFYYIHNLVTACEIQVRTLASAGGPGNLVMLDPAKYKFRPRCSEHVEGSTHPKWLVGEQEFEAYMRMLDNLGYRTGYPYRCPALRDKAKKFSSDVEIAPSATGYSYAEDSDSGSRSPLKHSFQRQQRDKTRWLNSGRPEEAYEEGPDGGSPKSKTKVWTNITHDHVKPLLQSLSSGVCVPSCITNCLWTNEEGMRQAAVANQFVPLNTNPKEVLEMRNKIREQNLKDIKTAGPESQVLCAGSMVDRSFVQDAPLSDCTDTIASLDLSEANSPAKSFRKGELVTASKAIIEKEYQPRVIINQKGPNPFNKQFDQELEEYRKEVELKQKGPDVQGEGSSTASTQLPGPGEGGLSPSTCPQKPALKPKPLCVPEKGLEVSETPSTATPTTTSFPSRDTLTQSGDGQESPGTSTGSGARGYGGDSRPESPHKDFHCAVLKALRTTNTELAALTLLEAPDALPEPEEEVKGQSQTCTPPSTPVRAEEDGNAREYLLP, translated from the exons ATGAACGGTGACTCAGGAGCTGGGGGGGTGACTGCCCTCCCTCCCACCACCGCCCCCCACAAGGAGCGCTACTTTGACCGTGTGGATGAAAGCAGCCTAGAGTACCGGCGTGAGAGAAACATGGCTCCAGACCTCAGACAGGATTTCAACATGATGGAGCAGAGGAAGAGGGTCTCCATGATCCTGCAGAGCCCG GCGTTTTGTGATGAGCTGGATACGATGATCCATGACCAGCTGAAGAGGGGAAAGACTCCCACCAGCCTGTTGGCCCTGCAGCAGATAGCTGACTTCATGACCACCAGTATCCCCACCATGTACCCCGCAGCACCCCAGGGAGGCATGGCTGCACTCAACATGA gtctgGGTATGGTAACTCCAGTGAATGACCTGCGTGGATCTGACTCCATCTCCTATGAGAAAGGAGAGAAACTACTTCGTTGTAAGCTAGCCGCCTTCTACCGCCTGACAGACCTCTTTGGCTGGTCCCAGCTCATCTACAACCACTTAACC GTCAGGGTGAATTCAGATCAGGAGAGGTTCATTGTTGTCCCTTTTGGGCTGCTGTACAGTGAAGTCTCCGCCTCCAGTCTG GTGAAGATTAATATACAAGGGGAGATTGTGGACCGGGGGAGCACCAATCTAGGTGTCAACCAGGCTGGCTTCACTCTCCACTCAGCCATCTATGCAGCCCGGCCAGACGTCAAGTGCGTTGTACACGTCCACACACCGGCAGGAGCTGCA GTGTCGGCCATGAAGTGTGGCCTGTTACCCATCTCTCCAGAGGCCCTGACCCTGGGGGAGGTGGCCTACCATGACTACCACGGCATCCTCATAGACAAAGAGGAGAACGTCCTCATACAGAAGAACCTGGGGCCAACCAGCAAG GTTCTGATCCTGAGAAACCATGGTCTGGTGTCTGTTGGGGAGACTGTGGAGGAAGCCTTCTACTATATCCACAACCTGGTCACTGCATGTGAGATCCAG gtgcGCACCCTAGCCAGTGCTGGAGGACCTGGTAACCTGGTGATGCTGGACCCTGCTAAGTACAAATTCCGGCCACGGTGCTCTGAGCATGTCGAGGGCTCCACACACCCGAAGTGGCTGGTCGGGGAGCAGGAGTTTGAGGCTTACATGAGGATGCTGGACAACCTG ggTTACAGGACAGGCTACCCCTACAGGTGCCCTGCCCTGCGAGACAAAGCTAAAAAGTTCAGCAGCGACGTAGAGATCGCTCCCTCAGCCACGGGCTATTCCTATGCCGAGGACAGTGACTCGGGCTCTCGCTCCCCTCTCAAGCACAGCTTTCAGAGGCAGCAGCGTGACAAGACCCGCTGGCTCAACTCGGGCCGGCCGGAAGAGGCCTACGAGGAAGGGCCCGATGGTGGCAGCCCCAAGTCGAAGACTAAGGTGTGGACGAACATTACACACGATCACGTCAAACCCTTGCTGCAGTCTCTCTCGTCCGGTGTCTGCGTGCCAAGCTGTATTACCAACTGCTTG TGGACGAATGAGGAAGGGATGCGACAGGCTGCAGTGGCCAATCAGTTTGTCCCGCTCAACACAAACCCCAAGGAGGTGCTGGAGATGAGGAACAAG ATCCGAGAGCAGAACCTTAAGGACATCAAGACTGCAGGGCCTGAGTCCCAGGTGCTGTGTGCTGGAAGCATGGTGGACCGCTCCTTTGTCCAG GACGCCCCTCTGTCTGACTGTACGGACACTATTGCCAGCCTCGATCTGTCAGAGGCCAATAGTCCTGCTAAGTCTTTTAGAAAG GGAGAGCTGGTGACAGCGTCTAAGGCCATCATAGAGAAGGAGTACCAGCCCAGAGTCATCATCAACCAGAAAGGCCCCAACCCCTTCAACAAGCAGTTCGACCAGGAGCTGGAGGAATACCGCAAGGAGGTGGAACTCAAACAGAAAGGACCCGATG TACAGGGTGAAGGGTCCTCCACAGCCAGCACACAGCTCCCTGGACCTGGGGAGGGAGGCCTGTCCCCCTCTACCTGCCCACAGAAGCCTGCACTGAAGCCAAAGCCCCTCTGTGTCCCAGAGAAGGGACTGGAGGTCTCAGAGACCCCCTCCACGGCCACCCCTACCACCACCTCTTTCCCCAGCCGAGACACCCTGACACAGTCAGGGGATGGTCAGGAGAGCCCTGGGACGTCCACAGGGTCGGGGGCCAGGGGCTACGGTGGAGATTCCCGCCCAGAGTCTCCTCACAAGGATTTTCACTGTGCCGTGCTGAAGGCCCTCAGGACCACCAACACAGAACTGGCTGCTCTCACCCTCCTTGAGGCTCCAG ATGCGTTACCGGAGCCTGAGGAAGAGGTGAAGGGTCAGAGTCAGACCTGCACGCCCCCCAGCACCCCTGTCAGAGCAGAGGAAG
- the LOC115159101 gene encoding alpha-adducin isoform X2, with translation MNGDSGAGGVTALPPTTAPHKERYFDRVDESSLEYRRERNMAPDLRQDFNMMEQRKRVSMILQSPAFCDELDTMIHDQLKRGKTPTSLLALQQIADFMTTSIPTMYPAAPQGGMAALNMSLGMVTPVNDLRGSDSISYEKGEKLLRCKLAAFYRLTDLFGWSQLIYNHLTVRVNSDQERFIVVPFGLLYSEVSASSLVKINIQGEIVDRGSTNLGVNQAGFTLHSAIYAARPDVKCVVHVHTPAGAAVSAMKCGLLPISPEALTLGEVAYHDYHGILIDKEENVLIQKNLGPTSKVLILRNHGLVSVGETVEEAFYYIHNLVTACEIQVRTLASAGGPGNLVMLDPAKYKFRPRCSEHVEGSTHPKWLVGEQEFEAYMRMLDNLGYRTGYPYRCPALRDKAKKFSSDVEIAPSATGYSYAEDSDSGSRSPLKHSFQRQQRDKTRWLNSGRPEEAYEEGPDGGSPKSKTKVWTNITHDHVKPLLQSLSSGVCVPSCITNCLWTNEEGMRQAAVANQFVPLNTNPKEVLEMRNKIREQNLKDIKTAGPESQVLCAGSMVDRSFVQDAPLSDCTDTIASLDLSEANSPAKSFRKGELVTASKAIIEKEYQPRVIINQKGPNPFNKQFDQELEEYRKEVELKQKGPDVQGEGSSTASTQLPGPGEGGLSPSTCPQKPALKPKPLCVPEKGLEVSETPSTATPTTTSFPSRDTLTQSGDGQESPGTSTGSGARGYGGDSRPESPHKDFHCAVLKALRTTNTELAALTLLEAPDALPEPEEEVKGQSQTCTPPSTPVRAEEGDGNAREYLLPYQRQWRDLR, from the exons ATGAACGGTGACTCAGGAGCTGGGGGGGTGACTGCCCTCCCTCCCACCACCGCCCCCCACAAGGAGCGCTACTTTGACCGTGTGGATGAAAGCAGCCTAGAGTACCGGCGTGAGAGAAACATGGCTCCAGACCTCAGACAGGATTTCAACATGATGGAGCAGAGGAAGAGGGTCTCCATGATCCTGCAGAGCCCG GCGTTTTGTGATGAGCTGGATACGATGATCCATGACCAGCTGAAGAGGGGAAAGACTCCCACCAGCCTGTTGGCCCTGCAGCAGATAGCTGACTTCATGACCACCAGTATCCCCACCATGTACCCCGCAGCACCCCAGGGAGGCATGGCTGCACTCAACATGA gtctgGGTATGGTAACTCCAGTGAATGACCTGCGTGGATCTGACTCCATCTCCTATGAGAAAGGAGAGAAACTACTTCGTTGTAAGCTAGCCGCCTTCTACCGCCTGACAGACCTCTTTGGCTGGTCCCAGCTCATCTACAACCACTTAACC GTCAGGGTGAATTCAGATCAGGAGAGGTTCATTGTTGTCCCTTTTGGGCTGCTGTACAGTGAAGTCTCCGCCTCCAGTCTG GTGAAGATTAATATACAAGGGGAGATTGTGGACCGGGGGAGCACCAATCTAGGTGTCAACCAGGCTGGCTTCACTCTCCACTCAGCCATCTATGCAGCCCGGCCAGACGTCAAGTGCGTTGTACACGTCCACACACCGGCAGGAGCTGCA GTGTCGGCCATGAAGTGTGGCCTGTTACCCATCTCTCCAGAGGCCCTGACCCTGGGGGAGGTGGCCTACCATGACTACCACGGCATCCTCATAGACAAAGAGGAGAACGTCCTCATACAGAAGAACCTGGGGCCAACCAGCAAG GTTCTGATCCTGAGAAACCATGGTCTGGTGTCTGTTGGGGAGACTGTGGAGGAAGCCTTCTACTATATCCACAACCTGGTCACTGCATGTGAGATCCAG gtgcGCACCCTAGCCAGTGCTGGAGGACCTGGTAACCTGGTGATGCTGGACCCTGCTAAGTACAAATTCCGGCCACGGTGCTCTGAGCATGTCGAGGGCTCCACACACCCGAAGTGGCTGGTCGGGGAGCAGGAGTTTGAGGCTTACATGAGGATGCTGGACAACCTG ggTTACAGGACAGGCTACCCCTACAGGTGCCCTGCCCTGCGAGACAAAGCTAAAAAGTTCAGCAGCGACGTAGAGATCGCTCCCTCAGCCACGGGCTATTCCTATGCCGAGGACAGTGACTCGGGCTCTCGCTCCCCTCTCAAGCACAGCTTTCAGAGGCAGCAGCGTGACAAGACCCGCTGGCTCAACTCGGGCCGGCCGGAAGAGGCCTACGAGGAAGGGCCCGATGGTGGCAGCCCCAAGTCGAAGACTAAGGTGTGGACGAACATTACACACGATCACGTCAAACCCTTGCTGCAGTCTCTCTCGTCCGGTGTCTGCGTGCCAAGCTGTATTACCAACTGCTTG TGGACGAATGAGGAAGGGATGCGACAGGCTGCAGTGGCCAATCAGTTTGTCCCGCTCAACACAAACCCCAAGGAGGTGCTGGAGATGAGGAACAAG ATCCGAGAGCAGAACCTTAAGGACATCAAGACTGCAGGGCCTGAGTCCCAGGTGCTGTGTGCTGGAAGCATGGTGGACCGCTCCTTTGTCCAG GACGCCCCTCTGTCTGACTGTACGGACACTATTGCCAGCCTCGATCTGTCAGAGGCCAATAGTCCTGCTAAGTCTTTTAGAAAG GGAGAGCTGGTGACAGCGTCTAAGGCCATCATAGAGAAGGAGTACCAGCCCAGAGTCATCATCAACCAGAAAGGCCCCAACCCCTTCAACAAGCAGTTCGACCAGGAGCTGGAGGAATACCGCAAGGAGGTGGAACTCAAACAGAAAGGACCCGATG TACAGGGTGAAGGGTCCTCCACAGCCAGCACACAGCTCCCTGGACCTGGGGAGGGAGGCCTGTCCCCCTCTACCTGCCCACAGAAGCCTGCACTGAAGCCAAAGCCCCTCTGTGTCCCAGAGAAGGGACTGGAGGTCTCAGAGACCCCCTCCACGGCCACCCCTACCACCACCTCTTTCCCCAGCCGAGACACCCTGACACAGTCAGGGGATGGTCAGGAGAGCCCTGGGACGTCCACAGGGTCGGGGGCCAGGGGCTACGGTGGAGATTCCCGCCCAGAGTCTCCTCACAAGGATTTTCACTGTGCCGTGCTGAAGGCCCTCAGGACCACCAACACAGAACTGGCTGCTCTCACCCTCCTTGAGGCTCCAG ATGCGTTACCGGAGCCTGAGGAAGAGGTGAAGGGTCAGAGTCAGACCTGCACGCCCCCCAGCACCCCTGTCAGAGCAGAGGAAG
- the LOC115159101 gene encoding alpha-adducin isoform X5 — protein MNGDSGAGGVTALPPTTAPHKERYFDRVDESSLEYRRERNMAPDLRQDFNMMEQRKRVSMILQSPAFCDELDTMIHDQLKRGKTPTSLLALQQIADFMTTSIPTMYPAAPQGGMAALNMSLGMVTPVNDLRGSDSISYEKGEKLLRCKLAAFYRLTDLFGWSQLIYNHLTVRVNSDQERFIVVPFGLLYSEVSASSLVKINIQGEIVDRGSTNLGVNQAGFTLHSAIYAARPDVKCVVHVHTPAGAAVSAMKCGLLPISPEALTLGEVAYHDYHGILIDKEENVLIQKNLGPTSKVLILRNHGLVSVGETVEEAFYYIHNLVTACEIQVRTLASAGGPGNLVMLDPAKYKFRPRCSEHVEGSTHPKWLVGEQEFEAYMRMLDNLGYRTGYPYRCPALRDKAKKFSSDVEIAPSATGYSYAEDSDSGSRSPLKHSFQRQQRDKTRWLNSGRPEEAYEEGPDGGSPKSKTKVWTNITHDHVKPLLQSLSSGVCVPSCITNCLWTNEEGMRQAAVANQFVPLNTNPKEVLEMRNKIREQNLKDIKTAGPESQVLCAGSMVDRSFVQDAPLSDCTDTIASLDLSEANSPAKSFRKGELVTASKAIIEKEYQPRVIINQKGPNPFNKQFDQELEEYRKEVELKQKGPDVQGEGSSTASTQLPGPGEGGLSPSTCPQKPALKPKPLCVPEKGLEVSETPSTATPTTTSFPSRDTLTQSGDGQESPGTSTGSGARGYGGDSRPESPHKDFHCAVLKALRTTNTELAALTLLEAPDALPEPEEEVKGQSQTCTPPSTPVRAEEGDGNAREYLLP, from the exons ATGAACGGTGACTCAGGAGCTGGGGGGGTGACTGCCCTCCCTCCCACCACCGCCCCCCACAAGGAGCGCTACTTTGACCGTGTGGATGAAAGCAGCCTAGAGTACCGGCGTGAGAGAAACATGGCTCCAGACCTCAGACAGGATTTCAACATGATGGAGCAGAGGAAGAGGGTCTCCATGATCCTGCAGAGCCCG GCGTTTTGTGATGAGCTGGATACGATGATCCATGACCAGCTGAAGAGGGGAAAGACTCCCACCAGCCTGTTGGCCCTGCAGCAGATAGCTGACTTCATGACCACCAGTATCCCCACCATGTACCCCGCAGCACCCCAGGGAGGCATGGCTGCACTCAACATGA gtctgGGTATGGTAACTCCAGTGAATGACCTGCGTGGATCTGACTCCATCTCCTATGAGAAAGGAGAGAAACTACTTCGTTGTAAGCTAGCCGCCTTCTACCGCCTGACAGACCTCTTTGGCTGGTCCCAGCTCATCTACAACCACTTAACC GTCAGGGTGAATTCAGATCAGGAGAGGTTCATTGTTGTCCCTTTTGGGCTGCTGTACAGTGAAGTCTCCGCCTCCAGTCTG GTGAAGATTAATATACAAGGGGAGATTGTGGACCGGGGGAGCACCAATCTAGGTGTCAACCAGGCTGGCTTCACTCTCCACTCAGCCATCTATGCAGCCCGGCCAGACGTCAAGTGCGTTGTACACGTCCACACACCGGCAGGAGCTGCA GTGTCGGCCATGAAGTGTGGCCTGTTACCCATCTCTCCAGAGGCCCTGACCCTGGGGGAGGTGGCCTACCATGACTACCACGGCATCCTCATAGACAAAGAGGAGAACGTCCTCATACAGAAGAACCTGGGGCCAACCAGCAAG GTTCTGATCCTGAGAAACCATGGTCTGGTGTCTGTTGGGGAGACTGTGGAGGAAGCCTTCTACTATATCCACAACCTGGTCACTGCATGTGAGATCCAG gtgcGCACCCTAGCCAGTGCTGGAGGACCTGGTAACCTGGTGATGCTGGACCCTGCTAAGTACAAATTCCGGCCACGGTGCTCTGAGCATGTCGAGGGCTCCACACACCCGAAGTGGCTGGTCGGGGAGCAGGAGTTTGAGGCTTACATGAGGATGCTGGACAACCTG ggTTACAGGACAGGCTACCCCTACAGGTGCCCTGCCCTGCGAGACAAAGCTAAAAAGTTCAGCAGCGACGTAGAGATCGCTCCCTCAGCCACGGGCTATTCCTATGCCGAGGACAGTGACTCGGGCTCTCGCTCCCCTCTCAAGCACAGCTTTCAGAGGCAGCAGCGTGACAAGACCCGCTGGCTCAACTCGGGCCGGCCGGAAGAGGCCTACGAGGAAGGGCCCGATGGTGGCAGCCCCAAGTCGAAGACTAAGGTGTGGACGAACATTACACACGATCACGTCAAACCCTTGCTGCAGTCTCTCTCGTCCGGTGTCTGCGTGCCAAGCTGTATTACCAACTGCTTG TGGACGAATGAGGAAGGGATGCGACAGGCTGCAGTGGCCAATCAGTTTGTCCCGCTCAACACAAACCCCAAGGAGGTGCTGGAGATGAGGAACAAG ATCCGAGAGCAGAACCTTAAGGACATCAAGACTGCAGGGCCTGAGTCCCAGGTGCTGTGTGCTGGAAGCATGGTGGACCGCTCCTTTGTCCAG GACGCCCCTCTGTCTGACTGTACGGACACTATTGCCAGCCTCGATCTGTCAGAGGCCAATAGTCCTGCTAAGTCTTTTAGAAAG GGAGAGCTGGTGACAGCGTCTAAGGCCATCATAGAGAAGGAGTACCAGCCCAGAGTCATCATCAACCAGAAAGGCCCCAACCCCTTCAACAAGCAGTTCGACCAGGAGCTGGAGGAATACCGCAAGGAGGTGGAACTCAAACAGAAAGGACCCGATG TACAGGGTGAAGGGTCCTCCACAGCCAGCACACAGCTCCCTGGACCTGGGGAGGGAGGCCTGTCCCCCTCTACCTGCCCACAGAAGCCTGCACTGAAGCCAAAGCCCCTCTGTGTCCCAGAGAAGGGACTGGAGGTCTCAGAGACCCCCTCCACGGCCACCCCTACCACCACCTCTTTCCCCAGCCGAGACACCCTGACACAGTCAGGGGATGGTCAGGAGAGCCCTGGGACGTCCACAGGGTCGGGGGCCAGGGGCTACGGTGGAGATTCCCGCCCAGAGTCTCCTCACAAGGATTTTCACTGTGCCGTGCTGAAGGCCCTCAGGACCACCAACACAGAACTGGCTGCTCTCACCCTCCTTGAGGCTCCAG ATGCGTTACCGGAGCCTGAGGAAGAGGTGAAGGGTCAGAGTCAGACCTGCACGCCCCCCAGCACCCCTGTCAGAGCAGAGGAAG